AAACCGACGTTTAAGATTCTGCCAAAGCTCACGGGCAAATTGGATTCCAACAATGAATAAACTGAGATCTTCCGAGATAGTAGAATTTATCCAGATGATAATGTTCTGGTCTTTGTCATACCATTGCTCGAAGGCTGGATTTGGAAGAGAGGTGAGATTACCTGAAGGATCAGCAAGAAATTGAGGCGGTGGTGGCTCAAATCTATCGATGATTCTGGTAAGCTTACAGCGTTGGAGGATCGGATCAAAAAGAGATTTCTAGACAAGATAATTGTGGCGTTTAAGCTTTGTTTGAACCATACTACCGATATTTTGGATTGTAATCAAGTTGATTGAAGCCTGAAAtgaagaattagggtttgagAGAAGCGGAGAAGTGTTCGGATTTACAATCGTAGGAGGAGATCAAGGAGGTGCAATCACCGGAGAATATGAGCCGAAAGAATTTACTGCCATTAAAGATCAAAGATGCAAAAGTCTGAGCAAGAATTGAGAAGAGGGAAGCAAAAGTAGACCTGTTTGGCAGGTGAGAAAATTACTGTTTGGTATGTGGGAAAATTTGGGAAAGGATCGAGGTTGTTAGACTGTGGCGAGAGATGCCATATTGAGGAAATGAAATCTTTCTCATTAACTCAAGATAATAATTTTACAGGGTATATATAACAACACCTAACTGAAGTTACCAcataagaaaggtaaaagaattaTTACTACAGTAACTCTAACTAACACTAACTGACTTTTGACTCTATTATTCTCTTCATTATGGACGTTAGCGACGTCTCTCATCTTTCAATTAGCACCGTTGTTGTCGCCTAAATCAGCTGACTCTGTTGCCTTCATGAAGAGGACCATCTCTTCCAATAAGATTGCCGTCTTCTCCAAGTTGCTGGATTCGATTCGACAAAGATATGAGGACGAAAAGCTTTTGCCTATCATGGGTAAAATAACTCTTTTGTCCTCAGAGCAAGTGGCCAACACATGATAAAAAAATGAACGGAataattgttaaaaaaattggaaaatcaAAAGACGGGAAATTTGattaattataaaagtttaagGAAGTAATTggctaaaataaaattttaatagaaaaattGACCAAACTTTACAAGTTCAAATGAAAAATCGAGTAATACCTCTTGGTTTTTATTATGTAGCCAATCAACTAGTACTCAATCTAAcggtactttttttttgtttaaagatGTGAAGATGTCTCATGTTTGATGAACTATATATTTCAAGGAAATATGCCGTGGACATGGACTTAAAATGAATAAACTTTTTTCTATTTGTCAAGTTTCTTCCAAGACTATTTGCATAGATGAATTCCATACGAGCATGTAAGAAAAGAGATCTCATATTTTACAAGAAATTAGGACTACTTGTATGTATTTTTCAAATTCACTCCATACATTATTCttgcaaatatcaaattttaatttgacaTCGTTTATCAATTTGATTCTCATGATGGCATTTTAATGTTTATTAACATACTATATGCGTCATTTTTTTTAGCACAATTAGATACTACAATCGtttgatttggctaatattttgcaaaagaATTTATGCGGTGAGACTAGAGAAATAGATTTTTCTAATTGCTGaaacttgaataaacaaaagaataaaattcAAGGTGAAGTGGACATCCCAagtagttttcagttttttttttttatatattttttttaaagtattgGACTCACTTTCCTTTAAAGACTTGTCCATACGAGATTTAGCTCAAAAGCCTGGCCAACTTCACCCTCGCAACGACATTGAGCTCGAACAACTTCAGCTTACTACTGCAATTTTAAGACCAAACACGACCTAACTTAATTTTTCGCCTTACTCTCAATCATGTTTGAAATTTGATGAAGTATATGTTTGTCAAATTTCTTACAAGTAAACATGCCGTTGACGTGGACTTAAAATGAACATTTTATATGTGTACAATAAGGACCCGGcctctctgccctcccactttccATACACTCTTATCCTGTCTTATTTTGTgcagtcacggttaagccacgttaacattttatattgattttttttgtaaagataataagacaaaaattaatagtaatataaaatgttaacttgatttaaccgtaaccgtacAAATAAGAGGAGATGAGAGTATGAAAAGTGGAAGGACAGACAAATCAAGTCCGTACAATAATCAACTCAACTATTTATATCAGCCCAACAAAACGACTCCAAAGTTAATCATGTACGTATAGGGGAATAATATATGTATTATTTTGACCGAGAAATCTCCATGACCAAAACCACATAGTTGACCACGTGTTAAATGCTTTTTAATTGCATCAAACCCAGGTCGACAAGTGCCTTATAACTGAAATTTGAAATTCCCGGCACAACACACACAtctgtcagagagagagagagagagagagagcgagagagagcgagagaaggAAATGGACCAATATATCCTCAAAGCATTGGAAGGTGAATTGTTATGGTATGACGAGAGGCCTCCAGTAGTACTGAATCAAAGCGCTTTTGTGCTGTACACAAATACACCCGTCATTGATAAGCTTCCCAGTGATGTCACAAAATCCATGAATACGAACAAGAGGATGCTGCAATTCTTGAGGAAAAGCTGGCAACCTGCAACGGCAAGAAATGAAGCCGAACCGGACGGCAAACACCGGGCTTTTCGCCACATGATCAACGAGCGCATGAGGAGGGAGAAGCAGAAGCAGAGCTACTTAGCCTTGCATTCTTTACTGCCCAATGGAACCAGGGTGGGTATATTCAGTTAACCACATTAAACTAAATTTAATATCCGTTATCAGCGCTCCAAAATAGTTATACTGCACTGCTTGTTTATAGTTTCTTAATCTTATTTTCatgaaagtgtttttattgTAGTGATCCACATCTTTCTGTTTTTTCTAGACATTGAGTTGATGAACAAATTAAAAGAGATTCAAGAGCCAGAATTAAAGGGGTGTTCAGAAGATGAAAAATGATGTGCAAATATCACTCCTACGAAAAATTAAGAGGAGCACATAACTATTTCGAATTGCGCAAATGAGcaagaaattttttatataattgttTGGTGTTCCAATTCTACATGTTGCAGAGTGATAAGAATTGGATTGTGCAAATGACAGCTATGAACATTCAGCAGCTGAAGAGGTacaaggaggaattgatcaagaGGAACGTGGAGCTGGAAGCGCTTTTGGtagaaaatgaaaaggaaagaGTGAAATGGAGCAAGATTAGATTAAAGGTGGCTAATCCTACATCAGGAATTGaatctatgttggaggttcttAAGTGCTTGCAATATTTGGGTTTGAAAGCCAGAAATGTTCACTCTAATTTCTCCCCTGAGGAGTTTTCAGCAGAACTGGAAATTGAAACCAAGGTACTTGAATGCATGCACATAATTTTGAAGTTATCATAAATTCTTGCTATTTTTTcatgggtaatgctagggagacaaaattttgcaaattaaatgacacggaagatgatgattgaattattacttaagcgttgataaacatGCTCAATTATATTGGTAGCACATCATTTAGTTcgtaaattttgtctacaaatgtAGTCTTCTTAACATTACCCATTTTTCACACCACAAATTGGACACTTGTtatcaaaattaaataaaaaggagTAGCATAGATGATTTCCCTTTTAAATTTCACTCATACTAATTCATCTGATTTTGATAAAATAAGATaaatttgaacaaaataaaaaatttcataataCCTAGTACTTTTTCTgttggctaaatagccaaaatgatctttgaaatttgcataactcatgaCTTGATccttaacatttcaaatcgataaaagtggtccctgagattgtccaccatccatcattttggtctttccgttaaaaactccgttaatgTCTCCGAGCTCTTggctggaagtttgggcaattttcatagcttcgtaactcaattgtttcttaaccaaattcgacccataatatatcaaaatgaagataggaaagtgtagaataagattatacctatttagaaGCCCAATGACTGCCAGAAATGGCTGGAAAATAACCTCAAAGTTGCCTGGTCCgaaggaaaactggaaaactcactGGAAACTAGATAAACttaacgttcataacttcttcaatactcaacaaaatcaagtgattcaaaaactaaaataatacttctcgacgagacgaagagaatagTATATTTTTAGAAGGTTAAATCGTCatagtttggccggaaaatggctcgaaagtggctaactcgagaccaagacagtcactttcaagcctttttcGGCCAAAACATAGTGATTTAGCCTtctaaaaaggtaccattctcttcgtctcgtcgagaagtatgattttagtttttgaatcacttgatttcgttgagtattgaagaagttatgaaagGGTCTCGCCAGCAGCCAttaggcttccaaataggtataatcttattttacactttcctttcttcattttgatatattatgggtcgaatttggttaagaaacgattgagttacgaagctttgaaaattgcccaaacttccggctaAGAGCTCTggaacacttaacggagtttttaacggaatgaccaaaatgatggatgatggacaatctcagggaccacttttatcgatttgaaatgttagggaccaaagtgatgagttatgcaaatctcatggaccattttaaCTATTTAGCCTTTTTTGTTTAACAACTAATCTAATATACGGAAAAGAGAATTTCAATTTGAGTGCCAAACGACAATCAGATTGTCCTAACCAACTActctattttatttaaaatggtCATTACGTTTCTTTCTTGGCCAAGAATGACAACTACGTTTTAAAGCTTTGTGCTTTGCATGGACATACATAGGATGGGAAGATGGAACAAGTCTTattcataaattaattgaatataGGAAAATGCACACATGGTGTTTCTCACCACTCACCCCTGGGACTTTTAGATTTTAGGACTTCAACAACAAGAttgtttttagattttaacctGAATGGTTTTCAAAATCTAATATTAattcatattttaaaaatttaccatatttaagtaattatagcacatttattatttataaactTACCATTCGAAATTCTTTACCCATCCataattaatgttttttttttgtactctaatcatattaatagataaagatttattcaaaattcaaattcaaattcttattattaaaaaaaatttaacaacaaaacaaaaacaatttatacATAACTTTCGGtacattattttattcataggTACGGAAGTATCGGTACGAATGTATGGGTACATAATTTTAGGTATCTTATTTTACTCATAGGTACAGAAGTATCAGTTTGTAAGTTTTGGTACGAATATATCGGTACATAACTTTCGGTACGAATATATCGATACAAATGTATCGGTACGTAACTATAGTAACTAAACATACATATTTACGTAATacgcatatacatatatacagaGAAATTCACGCACAATGAAAAATATATGACTTTTCTTATTATGGGAACttaataaataacatttttattatttatggggATCAATATAtaacctagaaaaaaaaaacaaaaactcaatAATTATTACAAcctatttaatattaaaaaaattacaattaaatgcCAAGGATTAGAATAGAATTTTCCGTATAATAATACTGAAATTCtgtattttattgtatttttggGAAGATTGGAGCTGCAGAGATAGAAGAGGCTGTGCAAGAAACACTCAATAAAGCTGAGAGGAAACTGCGTTTTCCATTTCCAGGAAGGTGAAGGGAGACAGGAATTTGGTGCTCCAATTGACATTTGACTTTAGTGAATATTCTTTTGAAATATGGAAAACGAATGGGTCAATTTTCTCTTCGTGTCTTGAAAAGTTTCAACTTATTGAATTTGACACTCGAATTTGACTAGAAGTTTATATTTTCAAGCACGACCTATTGTAATGAGAATTTATCATATATAGCCAATATTTACACTCTACTTTCGTAAATatcagtttttataaaaactatcaaatatatccaaaatttcATTGTAATAGACTTTAATACCCTCAAGTGGTTCGGTGACAGCAAT
The nucleotide sequence above comes from Malus sylvestris chromosome 16, drMalSylv7.2, whole genome shotgun sequence. Encoded proteins:
- the LOC126606471 gene encoding transcription factor bHLH92-like; the encoded protein is MDQYILKALEGELLWYDERPPVVLNQSAFVLYTNTPVIDKLPSDVTKSMNTNKRMLQFLRKSWQPATARNEAEPDGKHRAFRHMINERMRREKQKQSYLALHSLLPNGTRSDKNWIVQMTAMNIQQLKRYKEELIKRNVELEALLVENEKERVKWSKIRLKVANPTSGIESMLEVLKCLQYLGLKARNVHSNFSPEEFSAELEIETKIGAAEIEEAVQETLNKAERKLRFPFPGR